One window of Candidatus Sysuiplasma acidicola genomic DNA carries:
- a CDS encoding PqqD family peptide modification chaperone: MRSLLLKPNVKLVKTSQGGLLFDRSNGMHMLLTGTESFVLSMCDGSRTEEDIVIEVERNYGKDKEKCREDVNAFLTSVSNKILITLPQRIQLNKSLPDPSQFLSIRPERALIPEKIMTLGISPSYACSLKCICCFAMAGDSLTPPKSMDFNLVKRVLREAADLGAERLDIGGGDPIDYRYLTTMVKEAFELGYRDITVSTKGVNVTSNVAKNLRLSGLDRIQMSIDTMDPSLYDSTVGRKGMYERMLKGWYNLKKEGFHITNRATITKQTVGTTLDLFERLYSMGIYDVRAIGTQLFGRATQDMLPPLDAMMKLRKDAALLSADYANSHWFVGDARFGDPYPCEGDISRTWVHPDGRVSLCDVAGSYLDDYPVFVFGNIKNESLEDIWRNKIPALFRTIRDPRCNSCPIASSCRGGCPLFAATTQGDVMKAVPTCNILESQA; this comes from the coding sequence ATGAGAAGTCTTTTGCTTAAACCTAATGTGAAACTTGTTAAAACGAGTCAAGGTGGATTGTTATTCGACAGAAGTAACGGTATGCACATGTTGCTTACTGGAACAGAAAGCTTTGTTTTGTCAATGTGTGATGGTAGTAGAACGGAAGAAGACATAGTGATTGAAGTTGAAAGAAACTACGGTAAAGATAAAGAAAAATGCAGGGAAGACGTCAATGCTTTTCTGACTTCTGTGAGTAATAAAATACTCATAACCCTTCCACAACGAATTCAACTCAATAAGTCATTACCTGATCCGAGTCAATTCCTATCGATCAGACCAGAAAGGGCACTAATACCAGAGAAGATCATGACTTTAGGAATTTCTCCGTCGTATGCCTGTTCACTCAAATGTATATGCTGTTTTGCGATGGCAGGAGACAGCCTGACTCCCCCAAAATCCATGGACTTCAACCTCGTAAAGAGAGTCCTCAGGGAAGCAGCTGATTTAGGGGCAGAAAGACTGGATATTGGCGGTGGGGATCCGATAGATTACAGGTACCTTACAACTATGGTAAAGGAAGCTTTTGAACTAGGCTATCGTGACATAACGGTTTCTACAAAAGGTGTAAACGTCACTTCCAACGTTGCGAAGAATCTGCGTCTGTCAGGATTAGACAGGATTCAAATGAGCATCGACACAATGGATCCATCATTGTACGATTCAACTGTTGGGAGGAAGGGGATGTATGAACGAATGCTCAAAGGCTGGTATAATCTAAAAAAGGAAGGTTTTCACATCACAAACAGGGCAACGATTACCAAACAAACAGTGGGAACTACACTGGATCTTTTTGAGCGACTCTATTCTATGGGCATTTACGACGTTAGAGCAATTGGCACTCAATTATTTGGAAGAGCAACACAAGATATGCTGCCTCCGCTTGATGCGATGATGAAATTAAGGAAAGATGCCGCCCTCTTGAGCGCTGATTACGCAAATTCTCATTGGTTTGTTGGGGATGCGAGATTCGGAGATCCGTATCCTTGTGAGGGTGACATTTCAAGAACTTGGGTACATCCCGATGGGAGAGTGTCACTGTGTGACGTAGCAGGCTCATATCTAGACGACTATCCTGTTTTTGTGTTTGGGAATATTAAGAATGAATCGCTTGAAGACATTTGGAGGAACAAAATACCAGCATTGTTCAGAACAATCCGAGATCCTAGGTGCAATTCGTGTCCAATTGCCTCATCATGCAGAGGCGGTTGCCCTCTTTTCGCGGCGACGACCCAGGGAGACGTGATGAAAGCAGTACCAACTTGCAATATTCTTGAGAGTCAGGCTTGA
- the katG gene encoding catalase/peroxidase HPI produces the protein MNESGSADKGDRKRARNIQEWWPDRLDLKVLRQNSSKSNPMSGDFDYRKEFESLDYAALKKDIAELLTKSQDWWPADFGNYGPLFIRMAWHSAGTYRIGDGRGGGGSAQQRFAPIDSWPDNVLLDRARRLIWPIKQKYGRKISWGDLIILTANVALETMGFKTFGFGGGREDVYEPDESVYWGSEEQWLGDKRYTGDRELEKPLAAVQMGLIYVNPEGPNGVPDPLAAAKDIREAFSRMAMNDEETVALIAGGHTFGKTHGAGPVSYVGPEPEAAPIENQGIGWVSTYRSGKGGDAIGGGPEVIWTRTPTKWSNNFFETLFGYEWELTKSPAGAYQWVAKDGAGANTVPDAHDPNKRHSPTMLTTDLSLRFDPIYGNISKRYFEHPDEFADAFARAWFKLTHRDMGPKVRCLGPEVPAEDLIWQDPIPAVDHKLVDERDVSELKGAILNSGLSARELVYTAWSSASTFRGGDKRGGANGSRIRFEPQRSWKCNEPEQLKRVLDVLETIREEFNSKAKDGKKISLADIIVLAGNAAIEKAAGDGGFSIKVPFAPGRMDALEEQTDAASFAVLEPKADGFRNYTFDSGGVKNEEFLLVDKAQLLTLTVPEMVVLVGGMRALDANFGHSPNGIFTERPGVLTNDFFVNLLDMGTTWKAKNESGTLFEGRDEKTGKIRWTASRVDLIFGAHSELRAVAEVYGSNDGKEKFVKDFVAAWAKVMNLDRFDLRR, from the coding sequence ATGAATGAAAGTGGTTCCGCAGATAAGGGCGACAGGAAAAGGGCAAGAAATATTCAAGAATGGTGGCCAGACAGATTGGACCTAAAGGTTCTTCGGCAAAATTCATCCAAATCCAACCCGATGAGCGGGGATTTTGATTATAGAAAGGAATTCGAGAGCCTGGATTATGCGGCATTGAAGAAGGACATAGCCGAGCTGCTGACCAAGTCGCAGGATTGGTGGCCCGCCGATTTCGGTAACTACGGGCCCCTGTTTATCAGGATGGCATGGCACAGCGCCGGGACATACAGGATCGGTGACGGGAGAGGCGGCGGCGGATCGGCGCAACAGCGCTTTGCACCTATCGACAGCTGGCCTGACAATGTACTGCTGGACAGAGCCAGAAGGCTCATCTGGCCAATTAAGCAGAAATACGGCAGAAAGATCTCATGGGGCGATCTGATCATCCTTACCGCCAATGTGGCGCTGGAGACCATGGGTTTCAAGACCTTTGGATTTGGTGGCGGCAGGGAAGACGTTTACGAACCGGATGAATCGGTCTACTGGGGAAGCGAAGAGCAGTGGCTTGGCGATAAACGCTACACAGGGGATAGAGAACTTGAAAAGCCGCTCGCCGCAGTACAGATGGGACTCATTTATGTCAATCCAGAAGGTCCGAATGGCGTTCCAGATCCTCTTGCAGCAGCAAAGGACATTCGGGAAGCATTTTCCAGAATGGCGATGAACGATGAGGAGACAGTTGCACTCATTGCGGGAGGCCACACCTTCGGAAAGACCCACGGAGCCGGCCCCGTTTCCTACGTCGGTCCGGAACCGGAAGCCGCGCCGATAGAAAATCAGGGAATAGGATGGGTAAGCACATACAGGTCCGGTAAAGGCGGCGACGCCATTGGTGGTGGGCCGGAAGTCATTTGGACAAGAACACCCACAAAGTGGAGCAATAATTTCTTTGAAACACTCTTTGGTTATGAGTGGGAGCTTACAAAGAGTCCTGCTGGTGCGTATCAGTGGGTCGCCAAGGATGGCGCGGGAGCAAATACAGTTCCGGATGCGCACGACCCGAATAAGCGTCACTCACCAACTATGCTCACCACAGATCTTTCACTGCGTTTTGACCCAATTTATGGAAATATCTCCAAGCGTTATTTCGAACATCCGGACGAGTTTGCCGATGCATTTGCAAGAGCATGGTTCAAGCTAACACATCGCGACATGGGGCCGAAGGTGAGATGTCTCGGGCCTGAGGTGCCTGCTGAAGATCTAATATGGCAGGATCCGATTCCGGCGGTTGATCACAAACTGGTGGATGAAAGGGACGTGTCCGAACTTAAGGGTGCCATCCTCAATTCGGGTCTTAGTGCACGTGAGCTTGTGTACACGGCGTGGTCCTCGGCTTCGACATTCAGGGGCGGCGACAAGAGAGGAGGCGCCAACGGTTCACGCATAAGATTCGAGCCGCAGAGAAGCTGGAAATGCAATGAACCGGAACAGTTGAAAAGAGTCCTTGACGTCCTGGAAACAATCAGGGAAGAATTCAACTCCAAGGCAAAAGACGGCAAGAAGATATCACTTGCAGATATCATAGTTCTTGCGGGTAACGCTGCCATAGAGAAGGCTGCCGGTGATGGAGGGTTCAGCATCAAAGTACCGTTCGCCCCGGGAAGGATGGATGCTCTGGAAGAGCAGACTGATGCAGCATCTTTTGCCGTACTGGAGCCCAAAGCTGACGGCTTCCGTAACTACACATTTGATTCCGGAGGAGTGAAGAATGAAGAATTCCTGCTCGTTGACAAGGCACAACTTCTCACCCTCACGGTACCAGAGATGGTTGTTCTGGTTGGAGGAATGAGGGCACTGGATGCGAATTTCGGTCATTCTCCGAATGGCATATTTACAGAGCGTCCCGGTGTGCTTACCAACGACTTCTTCGTCAACCTGCTTGACATGGGTACCACATGGAAAGCGAAGAATGAATCGGGGACTCTTTTCGAAGGGAGGGATGAAAAGACCGGGAAGATCAGGTGGACAGCGAGCCGTGTTGATCTGATTTTTGGGGCACACTCTGAGTTGCGCGCAGTTGCCGAGGTCTACGGAAGCAACGACGGAAAAGAGAAGTTCGTGAAGGATTTTGTGGCAGCTTGGGCCAAGGTAATGAACCTGGACAGGTTCGATCTCAGGCGATAA
- a CDS encoding 30S ribosomal protein S15, with product MSRMHSSRKGKAASRKPMVSSSPSWVQSQPEEVKELIIQMGKLGKPPSQIGLSLRDQYGIPNVLLLTGKTIVQTLEEAGITAPIPEDLSSLIERAKGVAQHISENRGDLSSTRGLQLIESKIRRLSKYYIREGVIPSSWKYTFESQRSKS from the coding sequence ATGTCCAGAATGCACTCAAGCAGAAAGGGGAAGGCCGCGTCAAGGAAACCCATGGTTTCGTCTAGCCCTTCCTGGGTACAGTCACAACCCGAAGAGGTCAAAGAACTTATAATACAGATGGGGAAGCTCGGAAAACCACCTTCACAGATAGGTCTCTCGTTACGTGACCAATATGGCATACCCAACGTTCTTCTGCTGACTGGAAAAACGATAGTGCAGACACTCGAGGAGGCCGGCATTACCGCTCCGATTCCGGAAGATCTTTCGTCCCTTATTGAAAGGGCAAAAGGGGTGGCTCAACACATCAGTGAGAACAGAGGCGATTTGAGTTCGACAAGGGGTCTGCAACTTATCGAGTCCAAAATCAGAAGGCTGTCAAAGTACTATATCAGGGAAGGCGTGATTCCTTCAAGCTGGAAGTATACATTCGAGAGTCAGAGATCAAAGAGTTGA